The Urbifossiella limnaea nucleotide sequence AGTCCGCCAGGCGCGGCCGTCGGCCGTGGCCGCCAGGATGTTGTCGCCGCCGTAGCTGCCGACGGCGACGAGCAGGCCGTTCCCCGCGGCCGCGGCGCGGTACGTCTCGCCTTCGCGGCCGGCCTGACGGTCGGCCCAGGTAACGCCGTCCGCGGACGCGAGGCGGACGCCGTCCTGGCCGGCGGCAATGAACAGCGGGCGGGGCATGGGGTTGAATCAGGTGAGGTCGGGGAGACGGCCGTCGTAGCGGCGGTGGGCGCTGGTGTGGCTCTCGCCGAAGCGGCCGACCTTCGCCCCCATACGGTCCAGCAACTCGACGTACAGGTTGGCGACCGGCGTCTGGGGCGTGTACGCCACGTGTCGGCCCGGCCGAACCGAGCCGCCGCCCTTGCCGGCCAGTACCACGGGGTAGTCGCGGGTGCCGTGGCCGCCGTCGGCCATGTACGACGTGTAGAGCAACAGCGTGTTGTCGAGTAGCGAACTGCCGCCCTCGTCGATCGCCTTCATCGCCCGCACCGTTTCGGCGAACAGCTTCGTGTACCAGGCGTGAATCTGTCGCAGCGCCTCGCGGGCGATCGGGTCGGCGTCCTCGACGCGGCCGGCATTCCCCTGGTGCTCCAGCGTGTGGCAGTGCGTCTCGTAGCCGACGGTGACCACACCGGGGAACAGCGCCTCGTCGCTGCCGCAGGCGAACGTGCAGACGCGCGTCGTGTCCGTCTGGAAGGCCAGCACCATCAGCTCGGCCATGAGGCGGATGTAGTCCTCGTGCCGTTCCGGGTCGCGGGACACGGGGTTGGTGATCTGCCAGATCGGCACGTTCGCCGCGGGGAGGTTGCCGGGCACGGTCAGGCGAGACGGGCCGGGGTTGAGCGCGTCGCGCGCTTCGACCTGCTGCCGGGCCTCGGCAAAGGCGATGCGGCGCTCGATGGCACGGACGGCTTCCAAATACTGGTCGAGGCGGCGCTGGTCGGCGGCGCCGAGGCCGCGGCGCAGGTCGTTGGCCTCCTCGCGCACCAGGTCCAGGACGCTCCGGTCGGGCGTGTCGGGGCGCGTCGTCGGGGCAGGCGGCGGGGTAGTCGCGCGGGCGGCCCAGTTCGGCACCACCGGGCGGCGGCCGCGGAACATGCGGTCGAAGATCAGCCGCGGGTTCGCCTCGAACGGCACCGGCACGTCGGCGGCGCGAAACGAGTACTTGTTCTCGTGCCCGGCCAGGCCGATCTCCAGCGACGGCAGGAACGTCTGGCCCCCGACCGCCCGCGCGGCCACCTGATCGACCGACGGCCCGGCGACGAGTTTGCCGTCCACCTTGCGGACGACCTCGGCGCCGGTGAGGTGCAGCAGCGAGCAGTGCTCGTGGGCGTTCAACCCGCCCTCGCTGCGGCCGTGGTGGCTGAGGCCGGAGAGGATCAACAGGTCGTCGCGGGCGAACTCCAGCGGCCGGAGGATCGACGGCAGCTTGTCCGGCAGGCGGCCGGATTCCTTGGGCTTACACGATTCGAGCACGGTGCCGCCGGTGACGGTCCAGATGCCGAGGCGGGTCGGCGGCTTCGGCGACGCCGCGGGGGCGAGTTGTTCGAGGAACGGCAGCGCGACTGTGGCGCCG carries:
- a CDS encoding DUF1552 domain-containing protein, which gives rise to MHRHPPTRRAFLGTAGATVALPFLEQLAPAASPKPPTRLGIWTVTGGTVLESCKPKESGRLPDKLPSILRPLEFARDDLLILSGLSHHGRSEGGLNAHEHCSLLHLTGAEVVRKVDGKLVAGPSVDQVAARAVGGQTFLPSLEIGLAGHENKYSFRAADVPVPFEANPRLIFDRMFRGRRPVVPNWAARATTPPPAPTTRPDTPDRSVLDLVREEANDLRRGLGAADQRRLDQYLEAVRAIERRIAFAEARQQVEARDALNPGPSRLTVPGNLPAANVPIWQITNPVSRDPERHEDYIRLMAELMVLAFQTDTTRVCTFACGSDEALFPGVVTVGYETHCHTLEHQGNAGRVEDADPIAREALRQIHAWYTKLFAETVRAMKAIDEGGSSLLDNTLLLYTSYMADGGHGTRDYPVVLAGKGGGSVRPGRHVAYTPQTPVANLYVELLDRMGAKVGRFGESHTSAHRRYDGRLPDLT